In the Bradyrhizobium guangzhouense genome, one interval contains:
- a CDS encoding L,D-transpeptidase codes for MSMKIALALAATIGTGVLMSTAAEARPEMVGAHLENYSPGTIVVKTNERRLYLILDSGHAVRYPVGVGKSGKQWAGTTRIDGKYRNPAWSPPAEVKRDKPQLPDVIPGGSPRNPMGVAAMTLAGGEYAIHGTNVPGSVGGFVSYGCIRMLNDDITDLYSRVSVGTTVVVTR; via the coding sequence ATGTCGATGAAGATTGCGCTGGCGCTGGCCGCCACCATCGGGACCGGAGTCTTGATGTCGACAGCGGCAGAGGCGCGGCCGGAAATGGTGGGGGCCCACCTCGAAAACTATTCGCCCGGCACCATCGTGGTCAAAACCAACGAGCGCCGGCTCTATCTCATCCTCGATAGCGGCCACGCCGTGCGATATCCGGTCGGCGTCGGCAAATCCGGCAAGCAGTGGGCCGGCACCACCCGCATCGACGGCAAGTATCGCAACCCGGCCTGGTCGCCGCCCGCCGAAGTGAAGCGCGACAAGCCGCAGCTTCCCGACGTGATCCCGGGCGGCTCGCCGCGCAACCCGATGGGCGTCGCGGCGATGACGCTGGCCGGCGGCGAATACGCCATCCACGGCACCAACGTGCCGGGCTCGGTCGGCGGCTTCGTATCCTATGGCTGCATCCGCATGCTCAACGACGACATCACCGACCTCTACAGCCGCGTCTCGGTCGGAACGACGGTGGTCGTGACGCGCTGA
- a CDS encoding DUF1674 domain-containing protein, with amino-acid sequence MNDPSSAPHRKPLPPAAQRALAEAEARRQAAAAHAKDDAKAAPKELQGPKGPEPTRYGDWERKGIASDF; translated from the coding sequence ATGAACGACCCGTCTTCCGCCCCCCATCGTAAGCCCCTGCCACCGGCGGCGCAGCGCGCCCTGGCCGAAGCCGAGGCGCGCCGGCAAGCTGCCGCTGCGCATGCCAAGGACGATGCGAAGGCGGCACCGAAGGAATTGCAGGGGCCGAAGGGACCTGAGCCCACCCGTTACGGCGATTGGGAGCGCAAGGGCATCGCCTCGGATTTCTGA
- a CDS encoding RsmB/NOP family class I SAM-dependent RNA methyltransferase has product MPSQRFAPPSEVPGLAARRIAADIVDGVLHKHRTLDDQLDGSGAHPGLKTLADRDRALMRRLVATILRRLGTLGHVLSRLLDKGIPSDAPRAQSALLIGAAQILWMDVPDHAAVDLSVRLVQSDRRAARYAGLVNAVLRRCAREGQALVEEVASQSLDLPPWLLARWSAHYGEATARDMALALGHEPSLDLTVKSDAAQWASRLHGEVLPTGSVRTLLHGSVTMLPGFAEGQWWVQDAAAALPVRLFGDIKGKSIADLCAAPGGKTAQLALAGARVTALDRSPARVARLRENLNRLSLQAETVVADAVEWTGPADGFDGILIDAPCTSTGTIRRHPDVAWLRQESDVAAMTVLQQRLLKKSVSLLKPGGTLVYCTCSLEPEEGEHAVATLLAAEPSLRRVPIEASEVSGLSEIITADGDLRTLPSHLPHADPKLGGLDGFFAARLVKS; this is encoded by the coding sequence ATGCCATCTCAACGTTTTGCCCCTCCGTCCGAAGTGCCCGGTCTTGCGGCGCGGCGGATCGCTGCCGACATCGTCGACGGCGTCCTGCACAAGCACCGCACCCTCGATGACCAGCTCGACGGCTCCGGCGCCCATCCCGGACTGAAGACACTTGCTGACCGCGACCGCGCGCTGATGCGGCGCCTGGTCGCAACCATCTTGCGCCGTCTCGGCACGCTCGGCCATGTGCTGTCGCGCCTGCTCGACAAGGGCATTCCCTCAGACGCACCGCGCGCGCAGAGCGCGCTGCTGATCGGCGCCGCCCAGATTCTCTGGATGGACGTGCCCGATCACGCCGCGGTCGATCTCTCGGTACGCCTGGTGCAATCCGACCGGCGCGCCGCGCGCTATGCCGGCCTCGTCAATGCCGTGCTGCGCCGCTGCGCGCGCGAGGGCCAGGCGCTGGTCGAGGAAGTCGCATCGCAATCGCTGGACCTGCCGCCCTGGCTGCTGGCGCGGTGGAGCGCGCATTACGGCGAGGCGACCGCGCGGGACATGGCGCTCGCGCTCGGCCACGAACCGTCACTCGATCTGACGGTGAAGTCCGATGCCGCGCAATGGGCGAGCCGTCTGCATGGTGAGGTGCTGCCGACCGGCTCGGTGCGCACGCTGCTGCACGGCTCGGTGACCATGCTGCCGGGTTTCGCCGAGGGACAATGGTGGGTGCAGGACGCCGCTGCGGCGCTGCCGGTCCGGCTGTTCGGCGACATCAAGGGCAAGTCCATCGCCGATCTCTGCGCCGCGCCCGGCGGCAAGACCGCGCAGCTGGCGCTGGCAGGCGCGCGCGTCACCGCACTCGACCGCTCGCCCGCCCGGGTGGCGCGCCTGCGCGAAAATCTGAACCGCCTGTCGCTTCAGGCCGAGACTGTCGTTGCTGACGCCGTGGAATGGACGGGGCCAGCGGACGGCTTCGATGGAATCCTGATCGATGCGCCCTGTACGTCAACGGGAACGATCCGCCGGCATCCTGACGTCGCATGGCTGCGGCAGGAATCCGACGTCGCCGCGATGACCGTTCTCCAGCAGCGACTGCTGAAGAAATCCGTCTCGCTGCTCAAGCCGGGCGGGACGCTGGTCTATTGCACCTGTTCGCTGGAACCCGAGGAAGGCGAGCACGCCGTCGCCACGCTGCTGGCCGCAGAGCCCTCGCTTCGCCGTGTGCCGATCGAGGCCAGCGAGGTCTCCGGGCTCAGCGAGATCATCACGGCCGACGGCGATCTGCGGACCCTGCCGAGCCATCTGCCGCATGCCGACCCAAAGCTCGGCGGGCTCGACGGATTTTTCGCCGCCCGACTCGTTAAATCCTGA
- a CDS encoding MFS transporter yields MTTIAPDARLAGAPRTYPPRAAVISWIFFDWAAQPYFTLVTTFVFAPYFATSVASDPATGQSLWGFAMAAAGMAIALLSPVLGAIADASGRRKPWIAAFGAVLVVASCALWIGKPGDHAIIPPLLIAVALASVGAEFATVFNNAMMPTLVPPERIGRLSGTGWATGYIGGIVSLIIVLGFFAANPETGRTLLGFTPLFGLDPATHEGDRAAGPLTGLWFIVFVTPMFLFTPDYPAKLPVRAALREGLADLKQSLKDLPQQKSLAAFLLANMIYTDGLVSLFAFGGIYAAGTFGWHTIQIGTFGIILAIAGTFGAWLGGKLDDHLGPKRVIAGSMLILLLSVAAILLVDKDSILFVKVAPPVPGGPMFGAAAERAYIVLGCLIGAAGGPLQAASRTLLIRLAPKDRIAQYFGLFALTGKVTSFIGPLLIGVITAATASQKAGMAVLVAFFVTGFGLLMRVRE; encoded by the coding sequence ATGACGACGATCGCCCCGGATGCGCGCCTGGCCGGCGCCCCGCGGACTTATCCGCCGCGCGCCGCCGTCATCAGCTGGATCTTCTTCGATTGGGCCGCGCAGCCCTATTTCACCCTGGTCACGACCTTCGTGTTCGCGCCCTATTTTGCCACCAGCGTGGCGTCCGATCCGGCCACTGGCCAGTCGCTCTGGGGGTTTGCGATGGCAGCAGCTGGCATGGCGATTGCGCTGTTGTCCCCGGTGCTTGGCGCCATCGCGGATGCTTCGGGCCGCCGCAAGCCGTGGATCGCCGCGTTCGGCGCAGTTCTGGTGGTGGCTTCGTGCGCGCTGTGGATCGGCAAGCCTGGCGATCACGCCATCATTCCGCCGTTGCTCATCGCCGTTGCACTTGCCAGCGTCGGCGCGGAATTCGCCACCGTCTTCAACAATGCGATGATGCCGACGCTGGTGCCACCGGAGCGCATCGGCCGGCTCTCCGGCACCGGGTGGGCCACGGGTTACATCGGCGGCATCGTCAGCCTGATCATCGTGCTCGGCTTCTTTGCCGCCAATCCCGAGACCGGCCGCACGCTGCTTGGCTTCACGCCGCTGTTTGGGCTCGATCCCGCCACTCACGAAGGCGATCGTGCCGCGGGACCGTTGACCGGACTTTGGTTCATCGTCTTCGTGACGCCGATGTTCCTGTTTACGCCGGATTATCCGGCGAAGCTTCCGGTTCGCGCGGCGTTGCGTGAAGGACTGGCTGACCTCAAGCAATCGCTGAAGGATCTGCCGCAGCAGAAATCGCTCGCCGCGTTTCTGCTGGCCAACATGATCTACACGGATGGTCTTGTCTCGCTGTTCGCGTTCGGCGGCATCTATGCGGCCGGCACCTTCGGCTGGCATACGATTCAGATCGGCACGTTCGGAATCATCCTCGCCATCGCCGGCACCTTTGGTGCCTGGCTTGGTGGCAAGCTCGATGATCATCTCGGTCCGAAGCGCGTCATCGCCGGCAGCATGCTGATCCTGCTGCTCTCGGTCGCGGCGATCCTCCTCGTCGACAAGGACAGCATACTGTTCGTCAAGGTCGCGCCGCCGGTGCCGGGCGGGCCAATGTTCGGCGCCGCCGCCGAGCGCGCCTATATCGTGCTCGGCTGTCTCATCGGCGCGGCCGGGGGCCCGCTTCAGGCGGCCTCGCGCACGCTGTTGATCCGGCTCGCGCCGAAGGATCGCATCGCGCAGTACTTTGGCTTGTTCGCGCTGACCGGGAAGGTGACGTCCTTCATCGGGCCGCTGCTGATCGGCGTGATCACCGCGGCCACCGCGAGCCAGAAGGCCGGCATGGCCGTGCTGGTGGCGTTTTTCGTGACGGGATTTGGGTTGTTGATGCGGGTGCGGGAGTAG
- the purH gene encoding bifunctional phosphoribosylaminoimidazolecarboxamide formyltransferase/IMP cyclohydrolase — protein MTDHPRRVTRALLSVSDKSGLIEFAKALAAHDVELVSTGGTAKAIAAAGLKVKDVSDLTGFPEMMDGRVKTLHPKVHGGLLAIRDNKEHAEAMKTHGIAPIDLLVVNLYPFEATVDKGAGFEDCIENIDIGGPAMIRAAAKNHDDVAVVVEADDYKAVLDELAANNGATTLKLRRRLAAKAYARTAAYDAAISNWFNRQLEIDAPDFRAFGGKLIQSLRYGENPHQTAAFYATPDKRPGVSTARQLQGKELSYNNINDTDAAYECIGEFDTKRTAACVIVKHANPCGVAEGANLVEAYRKALACDSTSAFGGIIAMNRPLDADTAREITKIFTEVIIAPDASEEAIAIIGARKNLRLLLAGSLPDPRAPGLTAKTVAGGLLVQSRDNAVVDDMTFKVVTKRAPTDAEMRDLKFAFRVAKHVKSNTIIYAKDLATVGIGAGQMSRVDSARIAARKAQDAANELKLAEPLTKGSVVASDAFFPFADGMLACIEAGATAVVQPGGSMRDDEVIKAADEHGIAMVFTGTRHFRH, from the coding sequence ATGACTGACCATCCCCGCCGCGTCACCCGCGCCCTTCTCTCCGTCTCCGACAAATCAGGCCTGATCGAGTTCGCCAAGGCGCTTGCCGCGCATGACGTCGAGCTGGTCTCGACCGGCGGCACCGCGAAAGCGATCGCCGCGGCCGGCCTCAAGGTGAAGGACGTCTCCGATCTCACCGGCTTCCCCGAGATGATGGACGGCCGCGTCAAGACGCTGCATCCGAAGGTGCATGGCGGCCTGCTCGCGATCCGCGACAACAAGGAACACGCCGAAGCGATGAAGACGCATGGCATCGCGCCGATCGACCTCCTCGTCGTCAATCTCTATCCGTTCGAAGCGACCGTCGACAAAGGCGCGGGCTTTGAGGACTGCATCGAGAATATCGACATCGGCGGCCCCGCAATGATCCGCGCCGCAGCGAAGAACCATGACGACGTCGCCGTCGTGGTCGAAGCGGACGACTACAAGGCCGTACTCGACGAGCTTGCCGCCAACAACGGCGCGACCACGCTGAAGCTGCGTCGCCGCCTCGCCGCGAAGGCCTATGCGCGCACAGCCGCTTACGACGCTGCGATCTCGAACTGGTTCAACCGGCAGCTCGAGATCGATGCCCCCGACTTCCGCGCCTTCGGCGGCAAGCTGATCCAGTCGCTGCGCTACGGCGAGAACCCGCACCAGACCGCGGCGTTCTACGCCACGCCCGACAAGCGGCCGGGCGTCTCGACCGCACGGCAGCTCCAGGGCAAGGAGCTCTCCTACAACAACATCAACGACACCGATGCCGCCTACGAGTGCATCGGCGAGTTCGACACCAAGCGCACCGCCGCCTGCGTGATCGTCAAGCACGCCAATCCCTGCGGCGTCGCCGAAGGCGCAAACCTCGTCGAGGCCTATCGCAAGGCGCTGGCCTGCGACTCCACCTCGGCGTTCGGCGGCATCATCGCGATGAACCGGCCACTCGATGCCGATACTGCGCGCGAGATCACCAAGATCTTCACCGAGGTGATCATCGCGCCTGACGCCAGCGAAGAGGCGATCGCCATCATCGGTGCGCGCAAGAATCTGCGCCTCCTGCTCGCGGGCAGCCTGCCCGACCCGCGCGCGCCGGGCCTGACCGCGAAGACCGTCGCGGGCGGCCTGCTGGTGCAGAGCCGCGACAACGCGGTGGTCGACGACATGACGTTCAAGGTCGTCACCAAGCGCGCACCGACGGATGCTGAAATGCGTGACTTGAAATTCGCCTTCCGGGTGGCAAAGCACGTCAAGTCCAACACCATCATCTACGCCAAGGATCTCGCCACCGTTGGCATCGGCGCCGGCCAGATGAGCCGCGTGGATTCGGCACGGATCGCGGCACGCAAGGCCCAGGATGCAGCGAACGAGTTGAAGCTTGCCGAGCCGCTGACCAAGGGCTCGGTGGTCGCGTCGGATGCGTTCTTCCCCTTCGCCGACGGCATGCTCGCCTGCATCGAGGCCGGTGCCACCGCAGTGGTGCAGCCCGGCGGCTCGATGCGCGATGACGAGGTGATCAAGGCCGCCGACGAGCACGGCATCGCCATGGTGTTCACGGGCACGCGGCACTTCAGGCACTGA
- a CDS encoding heparinase II/III family protein, translated as MNRFARNMLARASGGSVALSRVWPGRTDRLIIAPHDLRTADATRAAEIYAGRFVFAGKIVNCHGRSIFDLDPPSEDWEVALLGFGWLRHLRAADTALTRANARALVEDWITNPANKRRPVARRADVLARRVISLLSQAPLVLNDTDNKFYRRYLRALAREIRFLRYTMVNIPDGVPKLQVQIALCYTTLCLANQAGHIRSASKKLSDELQRQILPDGGHISRNPGALIELLIDLLPLRQTFAARNIAPPPALLNAIDRMMPMLRFFRHGDGNFALFNGMSATSSDLLATLLAYDDAHGAPMANMPHTGFQRLDAGPTTVIIDTGPPPPPGVSHDAHAGCLSFELSSGISRIVTNCGMPTTGRDNWRPFARGTAAHSTLTYHDTSSCQFVEMSAMKRLLHGAPIISGPHEVESYREIVEGGTLLTTSHDGYLAKFGVIHRRVLMVANDGARIDGEDTLSPPQGARLKGADADFALRFHLHPAVKASRLSDARGVMLVLPNRDVWTFEALDDKVDLEDSVFLAGNDGPRRTAQIVIRQDARHAPSIRWSFVRSTASPAVTNARRNARREPELPL; from the coding sequence ATGAACCGCTTCGCGCGGAACATGCTCGCGCGCGCGAGCGGCGGTTCCGTTGCCTTGTCGCGGGTCTGGCCCGGCCGGACCGATCGGCTGATCATCGCGCCGCATGATTTGCGCACCGCGGATGCGACGCGTGCCGCCGAGATCTATGCCGGCCGCTTCGTCTTCGCCGGCAAGATCGTCAACTGCCATGGCCGCTCGATCTTCGATCTCGATCCGCCGTCGGAGGATTGGGAGGTCGCGCTGCTCGGCTTCGGCTGGTTGCGGCACCTGCGTGCCGCCGATACCGCGCTGACCCGGGCGAATGCGCGCGCGCTGGTCGAGGACTGGATCACCAATCCCGCCAACAAACGCCGCCCTGTCGCCCGACGGGCCGACGTGCTGGCACGACGCGTAATCTCCCTGCTGTCGCAGGCACCACTGGTGCTCAACGACACCGACAACAAATTCTATCGCCGCTATTTGCGCGCGCTCGCGCGCGAGATCCGCTTCCTGCGCTACACCATGGTCAACATCCCCGACGGGGTGCCGAAGCTTCAGGTGCAGATCGCGCTCTGCTACACCACGCTCTGCCTCGCCAATCAGGCTGGTCATATCCGCAGCGCGTCGAAAAAGCTCTCCGACGAGTTGCAGCGGCAGATTCTCCCTGACGGCGGACACATCTCCCGCAACCCAGGTGCGCTGATCGAGCTCTTGATCGACCTGTTGCCGCTGCGGCAAACCTTTGCCGCGCGCAACATCGCGCCGCCGCCGGCGCTGCTCAATGCGATCGACCGCATGATGCCGATGCTGCGCTTCTTCCGCCACGGCGACGGCAATTTCGCGCTGTTCAACGGCATGAGTGCGACGTCATCCGACCTGCTGGCCACTCTGCTCGCCTATGACGATGCCCACGGCGCTCCGATGGCGAATATGCCGCATACCGGCTTCCAGCGCCTCGATGCCGGCCCCACCACCGTGATCATCGACACCGGGCCGCCGCCGCCGCCCGGCGTCAGCCACGACGCGCATGCCGGCTGCCTGTCGTTCGAGCTCTCCTCCGGCATCAGCCGCATCGTCACCAATTGCGGCATGCCGACCACGGGCCGCGACAATTGGCGGCCGTTCGCGCGCGGCACCGCGGCACATTCGACGCTGACCTATCACGACACCTCGTCCTGCCAGTTCGTCGAGATGTCGGCGATGAAGCGGCTGCTGCACGGCGCGCCGATCATCAGCGGCCCTCATGAGGTCGAGAGCTATCGCGAGATCGTCGAGGGCGGCACGCTGCTGACGACCTCGCATGACGGCTATCTCGCCAAGTTCGGCGTGATCCATCGCCGCGTGCTGATGGTGGCCAATGACGGCGCGCGGATCGACGGCGAGGACACGCTGTCGCCGCCGCAAGGTGCCCGGCTCAAGGGCGCTGACGCCGATTTCGCGCTGCGCTTCCATCTGCATCCCGCGGTGAAGGCGAGCCGGCTGTCTGATGCCCGCGGCGTCATGCTGGTGCTGCCGAACCGCGACGTCTGGACCTTCGAGGCCCTGGACGACAAGGTCGATCTCGAGGACAGCGTGTTCCTGGCCGGCAATGACGGCCCCCGCCGCACCGCCCAGATCGTGATCCGCCAGGATGCCCGCCATGCGCCCTCGATCCGCTGGAGCTTCGTTCGCTCTACCGCTTCGCCCGCCGTGACCAATGCCCGCCGCAATGCGCGGCGCGAGCCGGAACTTCCGCTGTAA
- a CDS encoding thermonuclease family protein, which yields MSRFDPGHPYRPSYSASPFGRRFAGLVPWMFVVGVVVAVVLTFRHGTKWPVPHPANERSQDAEIILQQTTSPDIRLPIDVVRTIDGDTFVARVRQRDGRDLVARVRLRGIDAPEMKASCRDELDKAEAATGALRNLLGQGGVTIYNLGSEKYGRVLADVSTRRTANVSAAMLAGGYARSYNGGHRDGWCRRGWRFW from the coding sequence ATGTCGCGCTTCGACCCCGGTCATCCATATCGCCCGTCTTACAGCGCCTCACCGTTCGGCCGCCGCTTCGCCGGGCTGGTGCCGTGGATGTTCGTCGTCGGGGTGGTGGTGGCGGTCGTGCTCACTTTCCGCCATGGGACGAAATGGCCGGTTCCGCATCCGGCCAACGAGCGCTCACAGGATGCCGAGATCATCCTGCAACAGACGACCAGTCCCGATATTCGCCTGCCGATCGATGTCGTCCGCACCATCGATGGTGACACTTTCGTAGCGCGCGTACGGCAGCGCGACGGGCGCGATCTCGTCGCGCGGGTCCGCCTGCGCGGCATCGATGCGCCCGAGATGAAGGCGTCCTGCCGGGACGAGCTGGACAAGGCCGAAGCGGCCACCGGCGCGCTGCGCAACCTGCTCGGCCAGGGCGGCGTCACGATCTACAATCTCGGCTCGGAAAAATATGGGCGCGTTCTTGCCGACGTCTCGACCAGGCGGACCGCCAATGTGTCGGCCGCGATGCTCGCGGGTGGCTATGCGCGCAGCTACAATGGCGGCCATCGCGACGGCTGGTGCAGGCGCGGCTGGCGCTTCTGGTGA